The Halobaculum magnesiiphilum genome contains the following window.
ACCCGCTGGGGCGGCGAGCAGATGGACAACATCTCGTTCCCGGCGGTGATGGCCTACCAGCTGTGGGAGGCGGGCGTCGACTTCGCGGACACGCTGTACGACTACGAGCACGTCCGCCGGTCGGCCGACTACGTCGCGCGCAACGGCCCCGCCAGCGGGCAGGAGCGCTGGGAGGAGGAGGCGGGCTACTCGCCCTCGTCGATCGCCGCCGAGATCGCCGGGCTGGCCTGCGCCGGGAAGCTCGCGCTGGAGACCGGCGACGAGGCGAACGGGCTCGTGTGGCTCGCGCTGGCCGACCGCTGGACCGGCGAGGTGGAGACGTGGACCGCCACCGAGACGGGCACCGCCCGCCACACGCACACGCCGTACTACGTCCGCGTCACCCGCGACGGCGACCCCGAGGCGGGCCACCTCCGCACCCTCGCCAACGACGGCCCGCGCCTCGACGAGCGCGACATCATCGACGCCGGCTTCCTCGAGCTCGTGCGCCTCGGGATCAAGCCGTGGAACGACGAGACGGTCCGCAACTCGGTGCGCGAGGTCGACGACACCATCCGCGTCGACCTGCCGGCGGGCGTCGCCTTCTACCGCTACAACGGCGACGGCTACGGCGAGCTCGACGAGGGAGACGTGGGTGCCCCCTGGTCGGTCGAGAACCACGGGAAGGGTCGGCTGTGGCCCCTCCTGACGGGCGAGCGCGGCGAGTACGAGCTTCGGGTGGACCCCGCCGAGACGGAGCGCGAGCCCGAACTGGATCCGACCGCGCTGCTGCGGACGATGCAGCGGTTCGCCAACTCGGGCCGGATGATCGCAGAGCAGGTGTGGGACCGCGACTACCGCACAGAGTACGACTGGGAGTACGGCGAGGGGACCGGGAGCGCGACGCCGCTGGCGTGGTCGATGGCGCAGTTCGTCCGCCTCGCCCACGGCGTCGACGCCGGCGAGCCCGTCGAGACGCCCGCGTTCGTCCGCGATCGGTTCCTCGACCGGCGGCTCCACGACAGCGACGAGAAGCCCGCCCTCCGCGTCGACACGAACTTCCAGGGCAACAGCGTCGTCGTCTCCGGCGAGACCACCGGCGCGCGCGTCGCCGTGACGACGCCGGTCGACTCGGCGATCGTCGACGCCGAGGACGGGGAGTTCGAGGCGACGCTGGACATCGGCTACGGCGAGAACGACATCACCGTCGCCGCCGCCAGCGACGCGGACCTGGAGACGGCCGCGACGACCGTCTCCCGGTACACGGTCTGACCGTCGGTCGGGCTGGCACCAGCCAGCGCCGACCCCCACCCGCGTCGTCCGTTCCACGCCGGTTCCCGGGATCGGCGACCGGTGATCGCTCGTCCACATCGCGCCGAAATTCCTAGTAGGAGTATATACACCATCAGGGGTACCTTTACCACCGGACGAGTCAATTAACTCATATGACCGAGCCGGAGACGACGTACGTCGGGAAGGCGTGCGCGTACATCACTCGCGGCGGCTCGCAGTTACTGGTGTTCGAAGGACCGGGACACGACGGGCTCCAGATCCCGAAGGGAACGATCGAGCCCGGCGAACGGCCGCGGAGCGCGTTGTTTCGGGAGGTACGAGAGGAGAGCGGCCTTGCGACGCTGGCGAGCGTCGACAAGCTGGCGACGGACGTGTGGACCCGGCGCGAGTCGCCGCCGAAGGCGTACGTGCGCCACTTCTATCACGCGAGCGTCCACGAGCCGCGCGACGAGTGGACCCACGTCGTCCGCGACGGCGGCGGCGAGCACGGCAGCGAGTTCGCGTTCTCGTGGGTCGACATCGACGAGGCGCGCGACCGGGAGTTCGCGCTGGCGCTGGACGACTACGTCCACCGGCTCTCGGCGGTCCCCAGCGCCGTCGAGGTCGCCGGGGCGGCCGACTGAGTCGCGGCCCGCCTCCGGACCACCCGCGGATCGCCTCGCAGCCGGCGAACGGATTTATGTGTAATTCGACCGAACACACGGGTGCATGACATCCATGGACCTCACCTGGCACGGTCACTCCACCTGGACCGTCGAGATCGAGGACACCACCTTCCTGATCGACCCGTTCTTCGACAACCCCCACACCGACACCGACCCCGAGGAGGTCGACCCCGACCACGTGCTGCTCACGCACGGCCACGCGGACCACATCGCGGACGTGGACCGGTTCCGCGGCGCCCACGTCGTCGGCACGCCCGAGGTCACCGGCTACGTCACCGACGAGTACGGCGTCGAGGACACCACGGGGATGAACCTCGGCGGCACCGTCGAGCTGGGCGACGCGTTCGTGACGATGGTCCGCGCGGACCACACGAACGGGCTCGACACCGGCTACGGCGCCTCCGGCGGCACGCCCGCGGGGTACGTCATCTCCGAGACGAAGCCGACCCAGGAGTCCGACCCCGACAGCACGTCGTTCTACCACGCCGGCGACACCGCGCTCATGACGGAGATGCGCGACGTGATCGCGCCGTTCCTCGAGCCCGACGCGGCCGCGGTCCCCGCCGGCGACCACTTCACGATGGGGCCCGCGCAGGCGGCCATCGCCGTCGACTGGCTCGACGTGGACTACGCGTTCCCCATGCACTACGACTCGTTCCCGCCGATCGAGATCGACACCGACGACTTCGTCCGCGAGGTCCGCGCGACCGGCAGCGACGCCGAGGCGGTCGTCCTCGGCGACGACGAGACGTTCACGATCGGGGGGGAGTAAGTCGCCGCCGGAACCGGACTCGACGTCGGTATCCGTGAACCGGTGTCGTCCGCAGTAACAAGGTTTACGCGCGAACCGCCCTTGGTGCCGGACGCATGTCCGATATCGAGACTTCCACCGTCAGCGAAGAGGGCTTCACCAGCACGAGTCAGGTCGGCGACTTCTCGCTCACCGTCGACGCGCTCGGCGAGGACGGCCCCGACCCGAACTCCGTCCTCGTGGCCGACTACGCCTCCTGCTTCCTGCCCGCCTTCCGCGTCGGCGGCCAGCAGCGCGGGCACGAGGACCTCGGCAAGGTCCAGATCGACGCCGAGGCCGACCTCGACGACGACGACGACCTCACCGCGATCCGCTTCGACATCCACGTCGAGGCGGACGTCGACGACGAGACGCTCGCCGACATCGTCGAGCGCGCCGAGGGCATCTGCCACGTCCACTCGGCGCTGCGCGAGGGGCTCCGCGCCGACATCACGGCCCACGCCGACGCCTTCTGAGGCCGGCGCGGCCGCTCACGGGACGAATTCGTTTTTCGGGAAACGACGACCGGGAGCGGCGGCTTCGCGCCGCCTGCGGACTCAGCGGCGGGCGTCGTCGCCGCGGTAGGATCGGTACGTCATCGCGCGGCCGTCGATGATCACGACCTCCTCGTCGGTGCGGTCGCTCGCACCCCCGACGGGGTCGTCCGGCTCGTCACGGAAGACGTACGGTGAGTCGCGCTCTTCCATGGTAGTGGATACCACATCACCACGTATAAATCTTCGTCAGACAGTCTCTGCCATGATTTTTGGGGCGACATCGGCGTCCGTCGGATCGCCGGATCTCCGGGCTACCAGTCGGGCGAGGTTTCAGACTCCCGGCCCGCTCACTCTTCACGGGGCCCGTTGACTCGTCGCGGGCGATCATCACCCGCGGGCACGTTGACTCGTCGCGGCCGTAGGACTCCCCGCCCGTGGCTGGCCGGTGTGAACCCCCACCCGTCACGGATCCGTGAACGGTAACGCGTATGTGTCGTCGGTCCTCGAATCGACATACAGTGACCGCCGCGCAGTTGACGTTGGTGCAGATCGACAACTACGGCCCGTGGACCGTGACGCCGGAGCCCCGTCGGGAGATGGACCTCCAGACGCTCCAGTCGCGCCTGTTCGCGGACATGGCACAGTACATCGGCAACCGGGGCGGCTACGTCTTCTTCACCCGCTTCGACAACATGGTCGCCGTGACGAACGGCCTCGACCGCCGGGACCACGAACTCCTCCAAGAGTCCGTGGGGAACCGCTACCCCGTCACGGTGAGCCTCGGTGTCGGCGTCGACGAGGTGCCGATCGAGGCGCTGGAGACGGCTACCGAGCGGGTGCAGGCGGCCGGATCCGCCCAGTCGTCGGACCGTAGCGAGGTCCTCGCGGGCGAGTTCCACGGCGGCGACGCCGCGGACGACGTTCACATCGCGCACTTCGACGTGAACGACGCGACCGGGAAGTACACCGACCGGCTCAACGAGTTCGACTCGTTCATCAACATCGAGCAGGGGTACGCCTCGCTGATGAAGTACATGCGTGAGGAGCACGGCGCGCTCTCGTTTTTCGTCGGTGGCGACAACGTCATCGCGGCGTGTCCGGACCTCTCGCACGACGAGTACATGGGCGCCATCGACCACGTCGCCGCGGACGCCGACGTCCAGCTCAAGGTCGGGGTCGGCTCGGGCGCGACGCCCCACGAGGCCGGCTTCGCGGCGAAACACGCCCTCGAGGACTGCCGCTACGAGGGGACGCTCGTCGAGTTCGCCTGAACGCGACCGAACTTCCCGACACCGACACGGTTGTGTCGCCGCCGACCCGACGCACCCCCATGACCGACCGCGACTCCGAACCGCCGGCCGCGACGGATCCGTCCGGGTCCCGCCGCGATCGCGCCCGCGCGAGCCTCCTCGGGGTGGCCTGCGGCGACGCCCTCGGGCGCCCCGTCGCCGGCGACGCCCCGGCCGCCGTCCGCGACCGCCACGGCCGCGTGACCGAGATGCTCGGCGCCGACGGCCGCCCCGCCGGAACGACTACCGACCCAACGGCCGCCGCCGTCGCCGCCGCCGAGCGACTGCTCGACCGAGCAGACGCCGCCGTGAGCGCCGACCTCGACCCGCCATCGGCGGACCGCCCCGGCGCGCTCCTCGCCGCCGTCCCGTACGGCTGCCTCGCGGGGGACGCACACGACCGTGCCGCCGCGGCTGCCGAGGCCGCCCTCGTAGCCGGGACGGCCGCCGGCGACGATGTCGCGGCCGAGTCGTCCGCAGCGCTCGCGACGGTCGTGGGTGAACTCGTCGACGGCGAATCCGTCGCGGACGCGGTGTCGACGGCCATGAGCGTCGCCGTGGCGCGGGACGCGCCGGTTCCAGTGCGCGAGACGCTGTCGGTCGTCGGCGACCGCGGCGCCGTGACCATCGACCCCGCGGGCGACCCGGCGGCGGTGTTCGAGACGGCGCTCCACGAGGCGGTCGCCGCGGCGGACGCCGAGGAGGCGATCGTCTCGGCGGTCAGCCGCGGGGGGCACGCGAGCGTGCTCGGCGCCGTCGCCGGCGCGGTCGCGGGGGCACGCTTCGGAGCGGTCGAGGAGGGGGACGCGATCCCGGCGCGCTGGCTGAACGAACTCGGCGGGGCGGCGGATCTCCGGGCGCTCGCCGACGCGCTCGTCGCGCGGGAGGTCCGGATCGACTCCGGGGTCGACACCGACGGGGACGCCTGAAGCGACTGCAGTGGGAACCCGTGTCACCGTTCCCGAAGCTTCGTGAGGGGGGCCGTCATCGGATCGGCCGTGCACCACGACTACCACGTCCACTCGACGTACTCGGACGGGTACTTCATCGAGTTCATGGCGACGGCGGCCGCGGAGGCGGGGCTGTCCGGCATCGGCATCGCGGACCACTGCGTCGTCTCGGAGGACCCGGCCGAGGACCGCTACCGCCGCGAGATGGGGTTCAACCTCGACCTCACCTACGAGCGCCGCCGCGACGCGATCGAGCGACTGCGCGACCGCGTCGACGTGCGCCTGTTCGACGCGGTGGAGTTGGACTACGAGCCCCGCGACGAAGCGGCGATCGCGTCGTTCCTCGAGGAGGCGGAGTTCGATTACGCGATCGGGAGCGTCCACGACCTGGAGGACGTGAACGTCCACGTCCGCGACTACTTCGCCGACAAGTCCGAGCGGGAGCGTCGCGCGCTCGTCGACGAGTACTTCGAGAAACTGGTCGCGCTCGCGGAGTCCGAGCTGTTCGCCATCGCGGCACACCCGGACCTCGTGGAGCGGAACCCCGCCCTCCGCGGGCTTGCGACCCGGGATCACTACGACCGCGCGGCCGCGGCGTTCGCGGAGTCGCGGACGGTGCCCGAACTCAACGCCGGGCGCGTGCTCGACGACTACGGCGCGTTGCACCCCGCGCCGGGGTTCCTCGACGCGCTGGCCGACCACGGCGTCGCCGTCGCGGTCGGCACCGACAGCCACCGGCCGGCCGCCATCGAGCCCCGCGTCGAGCGAATCGACGCCGAGTTGGCCGAGCGCGGGCTGGAGCCGGTTCGGGTGATGGACGTCCCGGACGCCAGTTGACTGCGAGAATCCCGCGGTTATTGGATGTGGCCTTCCTCGCGGAGCTGCTGGGCGTCGTCGGACTCGTAGCGCCAGACGACCTCCGCCTTCTCGTCCTGCCAGTCCCACGGCTCGGCGATGACGATGTCGCCCTCCTTCACCCACGTCCGGAACCGCATCCGGCCGGGGATCCGGCCCATTCGCTCCTCCCCGTCGGCACACCGGAGGGTGACCCGGCGGCCGCCGAGCATGTCGGTGACGGTTGCGAACACCTGGTTGTCGTCGGGCATCCTCAGTGGCTTCCGATTTCCTGTGTCGTCGCTCATGGACGCGGGTAGGTGACCGAGTGGGATAAGTACGTGTATTCGGCGAGCGACGGACGCCGGCTTCGACAGCCGACGGCCGACACCGGTCGCGTCCGACTCGGTCCCCTCAGCGGTCACGTCCCGCGGTTTTCGGTCGTTCGCTAAAACTCCGTTTAGGGAGGCTTTTTCCGGCGTCGACCCATACCCTGGAGCGATGACCGCACTCGCGACGACGATTCACGTCGGTGGTGGCCGATGAGGGGGAACGACCAGCAGGCGTACGACCGCGGCACGTCGCTGTTCTCCCCGGACGGTCGGATCTATCAGGTCGAGTACGCCCGCGAGGCCGTCTCCCGGGGCGCGCCCTCCGTCGGCGTCCGCACGAGCGAGGGCGTCGTGCTCGCGGCGCAGGCGCAGGCGTCCTCCAGCCTGATGGAGTCGGAGTCGATCGAGAAGCTCCACAAGCTCGACGACCACGTCGGCACCGCCAGCGCGGGCCACGTCGCCGACGCCCGCCAGCTCATCGACTACGCCCGCCGGATGGCACAGGGCAATCGCCTGCGGTACACGGAGCCGGTCGGCGTCGAGACGTTGACGAAGTACGTCACCGACCACATCCAGGAGAACACCCAGCGCGGCGGCACGCGCCCGTACGGCGCCGCGCTCCTCGTCGGCGGCTTCGAGGACGGCAAGCCACGCCTGTTCGGCGCCGACCCCTCGGGGACGCCCCACGAGTGGAAGGCGACCGCGATCGGCGGGTCCCGCCAGGAGATCCAGGAACTCCTCGAGGAGGAGTGGAGCGAGGAGCTCACGCTCGATGACGGGATCAGCCTCGCGCTGCGCTCGCTGTTCGAGGTCAACGACGAGCTCACCCCGAACGATGTCTCGCTTGCGACCGTCTCCGAGGACGGCTACACCGCCTTCACGGCCGACGAGATCGCCGACCTCGTCGAGGGTCTCGATCTGAATACCGAGGAGGACGCGGACGACGACGCGGACGACGAAGCCGAAGAGTAACGCGCTCGCTCGGCCGCGACGCGGTTCGAACCGGGTTCCGTTTTCTCGACCCGTGCTCCGGCGACCGCGTCGGCGACGCCGACATCGGACCGGTCGATTCAACGGCGCCGGCGTCGTACCACGGACGATGACCGACGACGCGCTCGCGACGACGCTCGATCGGATACGCGTGTTCCCGATCAAGTCGCTCGACGGAGTCGACGTGGACGCCGCAACCCTGGCGCAGGCCGGCGGGCTCGCCCCCGACCGCGAGTTCGCGATCCTCGACGCCGACGGCGACTACGTGAACGGGAAGAACGAACGCCGGATCCACCGCGTGTCGGCCGACTTCGACCTCGACGGTCGGACCGTCGACCTGGCCGTCCCACACGACTCGGACGCACCTGCTGCCGCCGCCTTCCACCTCGACGACGACCGCGACGGGATCGAGTCGTGGCTCGGGTCGTTCCTCGGGTACGACGTGTCGCTGGCGGGCGAACGCGCCGGCGGGTACCCCGACGACACGGAGCTGCCCGGCCCGACGGTGATCTCGACGGGGACGCTCCGCGAGGTCGCCTCGTGGTTCGACGGCGTGACGGTCGACTCGATGCGACGACGCTTCCGCGCGAACGTCGAACTCGCGAGCGAGGAACCGTTCTTCGAGGACCGCCTCGTCGCCGAGCCGGGCGAGCGCCTCCGCGTCCGCGTCGGCGACGCCGAGCTGCTCGGGGTGAACCCCTGCCAGCGCTGCGTCGTTCCCTCCAGGAACCCCGACACAGGGGAGGAACTCGACGGCTTCCGAACCCGCTTCATCCGCAAGCGCGAGGAGACGATGCCCGACTGGAGCGGCGGCGGGCGCTTCGACCACGCCTTCCGGCTGATGGTGAACACCGAGGTTCCGGAGGCGAGCGTGGGAACGACGCTCCGCGTCGGCGACGACTTGCGGATCCTCGGCGTCGAGAACGAGTGAGAGTCTGGCCGCGGTCGGGGGTCGGGGGCGCCCTACTCCGCGTGCTCTTCGTACTCCTCGGGCGTGTACGTCTTGATCTCTAGGGCGTGCACCTCCCGCGTCATCGCGTCGCCGACGGCGTCGTACACGAGTTCGTGCTGCTGGACAAGCGACTTCCCCTCGAAGGCAGGGGAGACGACGACCGCGGCGAAGTGGGCGTCCTCATGGTCGGGGTCGGGCGCCCGCGGGGTCGTGACGGTCGCCTCGCAGTCCTCGATGCCGGCCTCGATGGCCGCCTCGACCTCCTCGGTGCTCATGCTCATGGGCGAGGGTGGGCGGTCGTCGGGGAAAAAGCGGTCGGTGCGGGCGGCGACATCGGCGGACGCGCGGTCCCGACGGGCTTACGACCCGAGGCGGGAAACGGGCGGTCGTGAGCGCCGGCACCGCCGAGGGCGACGATCCGGCGGATGCGGTTCGCGAGCGGTTGCTGTCCGAGCACGGCTCGCTGTTCGACGCCGTCGACGCCGTCGCCGACGCTGTCGCCGACCGGTGGGACGGTCCCGACCGCGGCGACGCTCCCCGAACGGCCGATCGCGACGCGGTGGTCCCGACGTTGCGCGCGGCACTCGTGGCCGCGGACGTGCTCGACCGTCTCCCAGCATTGCTCGCGACGGGCGCGAACGCGCTCGGCGTCGACCTGCCGGCCTCGCCCGTTCCGGCCCCGCCGTACCTCGTCGTGACCGCGACCGGGCCCGTGGTGCGGGCGACGCTCCCCGACCGGGGGCGACTCGTGATCACCGTCCGCGTGTTCGACGTGGACCGAACGGGCGCGTCGCCGCGATACCGCCGGCTCGATCGCGGCGTTCGCGAGACGCTGACCGTCGAACTCCGGTAACGCCGGGTGGAGGACACGACACCGTGGAGTTTTCACCCGGGACGTGAACCCCGAGATATGACCGAGATCGTCGACTACGAGCTGTACGCGGTGCCGCCACGGTGGCTGTTCTTGAAGCTGGAGTGTGCCGACGGCTCCGTCGGCTGGGGCGAGCCCGTCGTCGAGGGACGCGCGCGCACCGTCCGCGGCGCCGTCGAGGAGCTCGTCGAGGAGTACCTGCTCGGCGAGGACCCCGCGCCCGTCGCCGACCACTGGGAGCGGCTCTACCGCGGTGGATTCTACCGCGGCGGCCCCGTGCTCATGTCCGCCATCGCGGGGATCGACCAGGCGCTCTGGGACCTGAAGGGCAAGCATCTCGGCGCGCCCGTGCACGAGCTGCTCGGCGGCCCGGTCCGCGAGCGCGTCCGCGTGTACCAGTGGGTCGGCGGCGACCGGCCCGCGGGCGTCGCGGAGGCGGCCGAGGCGAAGGTCGACGCGGGCTTCACCGCGCTGAAGATGAACGCGACGCCGGAGCTGGAGCGCGTCGAATCCCCGGACACGATCGATCAGGCCGCCGAGCGCCTTCGGACGGTTCGAGAGGCCGTCGGCGACGAGATCGATATCGGCGTCGACTTCCACGGCCGCGCGACGAAGACCGCGGCGAAGCAACTGGCGGCGGCGCTGGAACCCCACGACCCGTTCTTCATCGAGGAGCCGGTCCTGCCGGAACACAACGACGCCCTCGCGGACATCGCCGCGAGCACGAGCACCCCGATCGCGACCGGGGAGCGGATGTTCCATCGCACCGACTTCAAGGAGGTGCTGGAGACGAACGCCGTCGACGTGATCCAACCGGACCTGAGCCATGCGGGCGGCATCACCGAGTGCCACCGCATCGCGTCGATGGCCGGCGCCTACGACGTGTCCGTCGCGCCGCACTGCCCGCTCGGCCCCGTCGCACTGGCGTCGTGTCTCCAACTCGACGCCGTCGAGCCGAACGCCCTCATCCAGGAGCAGAGCCTCGACATCCACTACAACGAGACGAGCGACGTGCTCGACTACCTCGCGGACCCCTCGGTGTTCGAGTACGAGGACGGCTTCGTTCCCGTGCCGGACGACCCGGGGCTCGGCGTCGACATCGACGAGGACGTGCTCCGCGAGCGCGACGGTCACGACGACTGGCACAACCCCGTCTGGCGCCGTCCGGACGGCAGCGTCGCCGAGTGGTGAGTCGGCGACGGAGCGGCGATCCCAGACTACCCACGGCTGTATCGGGGTAGTCCGAGGCGACGACGCCGAACAACCGCCAGCGACGATGACCGGACCGGGAACAGGGCGGGACTGAAAGGGGCCGGCGTTCTGCGGTCGGTGCGGCCGGCGCGCTCCTCGGTCGCTTCGCTCCCTGCGGTGCTCACCGGTCCGCTCGTTCCCGCAGAACGCCGGGGGCTTTCGGACGGATCGTCGCAGCAACTGTCACCGTGACGGCGGTCACGATCACCGCGCCGAGCACACCGACGACCCCGCCGACGACACGGTCCGATCACGAACCAAGCATCAAGTCACCCGACCGAGACACGTAACACGAACAATGACCAGCTACGACACCTCCGCCATCGACGAACTCGAACCGCGAGCGCGATACGAGAACAAGGTCGCCGTCGTCACCGGCTCGACCCGCGGGATCGGCGCGGGCGTCGCCAAGCGCCTCGCCGCCGAGGGGGCACAGGTCGTCGTCACCGGCCGCAGCGCAGACGCCGGGGCGGAGACGGTCGCCGCCATCGAGGACCTGGGCGGCGAGGCCGTCTTCGTCCGCGCGGACATGCGCGAGCCCGACGACATCGCGGCGTTGTTCGAGGCCACCGCCGACGAGTTCGGCCGCCTCGACGTGCTGGTGAACAACGCCGGCGTCGAGACGTACACCGCCGCCGACGAGGCCGAGCTGGACGACTGGAACTTCGTCCTCGAAACCGACTTCCGCTCCTACTGGCTCTGCGCCAAACACGCCCGCGAACACATGGACGAGGGTGCCATCGTCAACATGTCCAGCAACCACGCGTTCGCGACGACGCCGAGCATCTTCCCGTACAACGCCGTCAAGGCGGGGATCAACGGGATGACCCGCGCGATGGCGATCGATTTCGGCCCCGACGTGCGTGTGAACACGGTGAACCCCGGCTGGGTCGCCATCGACCGCACCACCGGCGACATGGACGAGGAACGCCGTGAGGAACTCGCGAGCATCCACCCGACCGGCCGGATCGGGACTCCGGGCGACGTGGCCGCCGCGGTCGCGTTCCTCGCGAGCGACGAGGCCGGCTTCGTGACCGGCGCGAGCCTGACGGTCGACGGCGGCCGCGACGCCGTGTTGCAGGACGACTTCCTCCCCGACTACCGCGAGCGCCGCGAGGAGTAGCGAGGCGCCGACCGCCGCTTCGCCGCGACTCCGGCGGAGGTAAACCGCCGCGTCCCCTGCCCCCGGATATGAACCCCGACGAGGTCCGCGACGACTGGGCCGAGCGCGAGGGAGAGTTCTCCCCGCGCTACTACGCCGAAAAGGGCCCCGACGACACGAGCGACGCCCTCCTGTCCGCCATCGAGTTCTATGTCGGCACCGACGCCCGGGTGCTCGAACTCGGCTGCGGCTCCGGTCGACACCTCGAACACCTCCGCCGCAACGGCTTCGACCGGCTCACGGGCGTCGACATCAACGACGAGTCGTTCGACGTGATGGCCGAGTACTTCCCCGACCTCGCGGAGTCGGGCGAGTTCCACACGGGCGCCATCGAGGACCTGCTCCCCGAGTTCGAGGACGACGCCTTCGACGCCGTCTATTCGGTCGAGACGCTCCAGCACGTCCACCCCGAGGACACCTGGGTGTTCGAGGAGGTCGTCCGCGTCGCCTCCGACCTGCTCGTGACGGTGGAAAACGAGGGCAACGGAGCACAACGGGGCCGCGAGGGCACCGAGGTGAGCTACGTCAACGACGAGTTCCCGCTGTATCACCGCAACTGGAAGGACGTGTTCTCCCAGTTGGGCGGCGTGCAGGTCGTGAAGGAGCCGACGAAGCGGGACACGGTCCGGGCGTTCAAACTCGCGTAGGGGGCTCGGATCGAGGGCGGCTCGCGTTCTACCGGTCGGTCCCGCTTTCTTACTGGGCGGCTCGCCACAGGGAGCTCGCCGCCGCTGCGCCGAGACGCTCGCTCCGCTCGCGTCTCGCTTACTGGGCGGAGCGGCACAAGGACCGCTCCGCCGTCATGCCGGGACCTCCCTACGGTCGGTCCCGCTCACTTCCCCTCGAATTCCGGCTCCTCGTCGGACATGAACGCCATCACGCCCTCCATGAGGTCGTCGGTGTTCATCAGCTGACCGAACGCCTGCGCCTCGATCTCCAGCCCGGCGTCGGTGTCGTCGCGCCCGGCGAGCATCGCGCGCTTCGTGTAGCGCTGGGCGACCGGCGGACCGCCGGCCAGATCCTGCGCCAGCTCCATCGCGCGTTCCTCCAGCTCGTCGTTCGCGACGACCTCGTTGAGGAAGCCGTAGTCGGCCATCTCCTCGGCGTCGTAGCGCTCGGCGGTGAAGATGATCTCCTTGGCGCGCCCCTCGCCGACGATGTGGCGCAGGCGCTGGGTGCCGCCCCAGCCCGGCAGGAGGCCGAGGTTGTGCTCGGGCTGGCCCAGCTCCGAGCGCTCGGAGGCGACGCGCAGGTCCGCACAGGTGGCGAACTCCATCCCGCCGCCGAGGCAGAAGCCGTCGATGCCGGCGACGACCGGGAGGTCCGAGGACTCGAACTTCCCGAACGTCGACTGCCCCTTCCGGGACAGCTCGACCGCGTGCAGCGGGTCGCCGCCGCCGGCGGCCATGCTCTGCACGTCGGCGCCGGCGGAGAAGGCGCGCTCGCCCTCGCCGGTGACAAGCACCGCGCGCACGTCGTCGTCGGCCTCCAGCTCGTCGATGGCGACGCCGAGCTCGTCGAGCAGCTCGCCGGAGATCGTGTTCATCCGGTGGGGGCGGTCGAGGACGATGTGGCCGACGCGCCCCTCGCGCTCGATGCGGATCGTCTCGAAGTCGACCGTGCCCTCGGCGGCGGTGTCGTCACTGCCGTAGAAGCCGTGACCCTCGTCCACGAGGTCGCGGAGGAAGTCGACCGCCTCGTACCGCTCGGCGCCCGTCTCCTCGTGGCGCTCGTCGAGCGTCTCGAGCAGCGCGTCGAGGCCGACCGAGTCGGCCATCTTCGCGGGCCCGTCGGGGAAGCCGGCGCCCAGCTTCACCGCCTGGTCGATGTCGCCGGCGTCGGCCACGTCGTTGCCGATCAGGCCGGCGACCTCGTTCGCCATGACCGCGAGCAGGGCGCGCTTGACGCCCTCGTCGGCCTCGTCGGAGGGCACCTCCGCGCCCGGGCCGTCCTCGTAGTCGTAGAAGCCCTTCCCGGTCTTCTTCCCGAGGTTCTCGTTGTCGACCTTCTC
Protein-coding sequences here:
- a CDS encoding MOSC domain-containing protein; amino-acid sequence: MTDDALATTLDRIRVFPIKSLDGVDVDAATLAQAGGLAPDREFAILDADGDYVNGKNERRIHRVSADFDLDGRTVDLAVPHDSDAPAAAAFHLDDDRDGIESWLGSFLGYDVSLAGERAGGYPDDTELPGPTVISTGTLREVASWFDGVTVDSMRRRFRANVELASEEPFFEDRLVAEPGERLRVRVGDAELLGVNPCQRCVVPSRNPDTGEELDGFRTRFIRKREETMPDWSGGGRFDHAFRLMVNTEVPEASVGTTLRVGDDLRILGVENE
- a CDS encoding BolA family protein, giving the protein MSTEEVEAAIEAGIEDCEATVTTPRAPDPDHEDAHFAAVVVSPAFEGKSLVQQHELVYDAVGDAMTREVHALEIKTYTPEEYEEHAE
- the dgoD gene encoding galactonate dehydratase, producing the protein MTEIVDYELYAVPPRWLFLKLECADGSVGWGEPVVEGRARTVRGAVEELVEEYLLGEDPAPVADHWERLYRGGFYRGGPVLMSAIAGIDQALWDLKGKHLGAPVHELLGGPVRERVRVYQWVGGDRPAGVAEAAEAKVDAGFTALKMNATPELERVESPDTIDQAAERLRTVREAVGDEIDIGVDFHGRATKTAAKQLAAALEPHDPFFIEEPVLPEHNDALADIAASTSTPIATGERMFHRTDFKEVLETNAVDVIQPDLSHAGGITECHRIASMAGAYDVSVAPHCPLGPVALASCLQLDAVEPNALIQEQSLDIHYNETSDVLDYLADPSVFEYEDGFVPVPDDPGLGVDIDEDVLRERDGHDDWHNPVWRRPDGSVAEW
- a CDS encoding SDR family NAD(P)-dependent oxidoreductase; this encodes MTSYDTSAIDELEPRARYENKVAVVTGSTRGIGAGVAKRLAAEGAQVVVTGRSADAGAETVAAIEDLGGEAVFVRADMREPDDIAALFEATADEFGRLDVLVNNAGVETYTAADEAELDDWNFVLETDFRSYWLCAKHAREHMDEGAIVNMSSNHAFATTPSIFPYNAVKAGINGMTRAMAIDFGPDVRVNTVNPGWVAIDRTTGDMDEERREELASIHPTGRIGTPGDVAAAVAFLASDEAGFVTGASLTVDGGRDAVLQDDFLPDYRERREE
- a CDS encoding class I SAM-dependent methyltransferase, whose product is MNPDEVRDDWAEREGEFSPRYYAEKGPDDTSDALLSAIEFYVGTDARVLELGCGSGRHLEHLRRNGFDRLTGVDINDESFDVMAEYFPDLAESGEFHTGAIEDLLPEFEDDAFDAVYSVETLQHVHPEDTWVFEEVVRVASDLLVTVENEGNGAQRGREGTEVSYVNDEFPLYHRNWKDVFSQLGGVQVVKEPTKRDTVRAFKLA
- a CDS encoding 3-hydroxyacyl-CoA dehydrogenase/enoyl-CoA hydratase family protein, which translates into the protein MDVDDVDTVAVLGAGNMGHGIAEVAALAGYDVNLRDINEEFVQNGYDQIEWSLGKLAEKDQISEEEADAALDRVTPVVPVEDAVADADLVIEAVPEKMDIKKDVYAEVEEHAPDRAVFASNTSSLSITELSEVTEREERFCGMHFFNPPVRMQLVEVISGAHTSGETMDLVEDVAERMGKTPVRVRKDSPGFIVNRVLVPLMNEAAWLVHEGEATIEAVDSTTKYDMGLPMGSFELADQVGIDVGVHVLEYMHEVLGDAYEPCPLLVEKVDNENLGKKTGKGFYDYEDGPGAEVPSDEADEGVKRALLAVMANEVAGLIGNDVADAGDIDQAVKLGAGFPDGPAKMADSVGLDALLETLDERHEETGAERYEAVDFLRDLVDEGHGFYGSDDTAAEGTVDFETIRIEREGRVGHIVLDRPHRMNTISGELLDELGVAIDELEADDDVRAVLVTGEGERAFSAGADVQSMAAGGGDPLHAVELSRKGQSTFGKFESSDLPVVAGIDGFCLGGGMEFATCADLRVASERSELGQPEHNLGLLPGWGGTQRLRHIVGEGRAKEIIFTAERYDAEEMADYGFLNEVVANDELEERAMELAQDLAGGPPVAQRYTKRAMLAGRDDTDAGLEIEAQAFGQLMNTDDLMEGVMAFMSDEEPEFEGK